In Mastacembelus armatus chromosome 22, fMasArm1.2, whole genome shotgun sequence, a genomic segment contains:
- the LOC113129844 gene encoding transforming growth factor-beta receptor-associated protein 1 isoform X2, whose amino-acid sequence MAFKAFTQTHLYEKQAAPKEKDKSSIQCLECYDRNVYIGYRDSTVQHLILHSGTNGDLSPVQSKAREGRMRKLGSGNPVAKLRAVPLFNHLLVLWDRSITALNMFSLEPISTLKKIQHVSLFELCNSSLTAQAECVEMVTSSSRRKVIRIHAVGVAKWEVVKEVPFFQDPVALAVDGTSLCVATCDRYLLCDIQSDSNEELFPHTHNRQHVVVTSVGNGEFLLNGPESLGMFVMKTGICQRPPLQWPQEVLAAGVCFPYILTLQPQVLSVYSMLDQQHKQTVSLSGAKGLLSTPGKSDGVLVFTERDIFSLCLVPLEEQIQALVGHERVEEALLLLDGVQSHHPLDSYKELQKAITCLAGFVHFYQEGFSEARDLFIEGELDPREIIHLYPDMQSCLCEDFQSQLDEVNKSRDLQVLWQADKNIFHHYLAFLGDFLRAVRGTGQGLKCSTEVDCALLRLYAELGDIENMQELVAFPNECILDHCVPVLKEHSRFFALGYLYQSHGKQTDALKTWMKIADGFYKDPCCSGVYGHIVWTLSQLKDRDTVWKFAEWTLQRNQEIGVEIFTKRPSDDQLKTEDVLGFLEKYPLAVLLYLEFLIHDLNSQEERYHNCLALAYVTQTLQEEEETELHLRVTRGKLQQLLWESKFYDTSTVYERVKSTTLQIEKAILLGRNGKYSQALQVLVHQEQDLSTVEAYCDRAAQGQDSQFRQALLFTLLQIYLSSEDLTSAAVDLLNKSPQVFEAEKVIQLLPDSWSVQLVSKFLVRSLRETFHQRQMAKLQKALAQAELMRHKVIWASKTKFRMDKEQKCKVCQRNLTEPQFALNLHGELMHTSCKGFPSS is encoded by the exons atGGCTTTTAAagcattcacacaaacacatttatatgaAAAGCAAGCAGCCCCAAAAGAAAAGGACAAATCCAGCATACAATGCCTTGAGTGCTATGACCGAAATGTGTACATAGGGTACAGAGATTCAACAGTCCAACACCTCATCCTACACAGTGGCACAAACGGAGACCTGAGTCCTGTCCAGAGCAAAGCCAGAGAAGGTAGGATGAGAAAACTAGGCTCAGGTAACCCAGTAGCCAAATTGAGGGCAGTTCCACTTTTCAACCATCTGCTGGTCCTGTGGGACAGGAGCATTACTGCACTCAACATGTTCTCCTTAGAGCCTATTTCTACTCTGAAGAAAATCCAGCATGTATCTTTGTTTGAGTTGTGCAACTCGTCGCTCACAGCCCAAGCAGAATGTGTGGAGATGGTGACTTCCTCCAGCCGCAGGAAGGTGATCCGGATCCATGCGGTGGGAGTGGCCAAGTGGGAGGTTGTAAAAGAAGTCCCTTTCTTTCAGGATCCTGTGGCCTTAGCAGTAGATGGCACCAGTCTGTGTGTAGCTACCTGTGACAGGTATCTCCTCTGTGATATTCAGAGTGACAGCAATGAGGAGCTTTTTCCTCACACTCACAACAGGCAGCATGTTGTAGTTACTTCAGTGGGAAATGGGGAATTCCTCCTGAACGGGCCTGAATCTTTGG GCATGTTTGTGATGAAAACAGGGATATGCCAGCGCCCTCCCCTACAGTGGCCCCAGGAGGTGCTGGCAGCCGGAGTATGTTTCCCTTACATCCTAACCCTGCAGCCCCAAGTGCTGTCTGTCTACAGCATGTTGGatcagcagcacaaacagacTGTGAGTCTCAGTGGAGCAAAGGGTCTCCTTTCCACACCAGGTAAATCAG ATGGTGTGTTAGTGTtcacagagagagacattttcagtctgtgtctgGTGCCACTTGAAGAGCAGATCCAGGCCCTTGTAGGGCATGAGAGAGTCGAGGAGGCCTTATTGCTGTTGGATGGAGTTCAAAGCCATCATCCACTTGACTCATACAAg GAGCTGCAGAAGGCCATCACTTGCCTGGCtggatttgttcatttttaccAAGAGGGCTTTTCCGAGGCCAGGGACCTATTCAT CGAAGGTGAGCTGGACCCAAGAGAAATCATCCACCTTTACCCTGACATGCAGTCCTGTCTCTGTGAGGACTTTCAATCTCAGCTTGATGAAGTAAACAAGAGCAGGGATCTCCAGGTGCTCTGGCAAGCtgacaaaaacatatttcatcatTACCTGGCCTTTCTGGGAGATTTTCTCAGAGCAGTCAGAGGGACGGGGCAAGGCCTGAAGTGCAGTACGGAGGTGGATTGTGCCCTCCTGAGGTTGTATGCAGAACTAGGAGACATTGAAAATATGCAGGAGCTTGTGGCATTTCCTAATGAGTGCATACTGGACCACTGTGTTCCTGTTTTGAAGGAACACAgcag attttttgcGTTAGGTTACCTCTATCAAAGCCATGGGAAACAAACTGATGCACTAAAG actTGGATGAAAATTGCAGATGGCTTCTACAAAGACCCCTGTTGCTCAGGTGTATATGGCCACATAGTGTGGACTCTCAGTCaactgaaggacagagataCTGTGTGGAAATTTGCAGAATGGACGCTGCAAAGAAATCAAGAG ATTGGTGTGGAGATTTTCACCAAGCGTCCATCGGATGATCAGTTGAAGACAGAGGATGTCCTTGGTTTCTTGGAGAAGTACCCACTGGCAGTACTTTTGTATCTTGAGTTCTTAATTCATGATCTGAATAGTCAG GAGGAAAGATATCACAACTGTCTGGCCCTGGCATATGTTACTCAGACGCTgcaagaggaagaagaaacagagcTGCATTTAAGAGTGACCAGAGGGAAGTTGCAGCAGCTGCTATGGGAATCCAAATTCTATGACACCTCCACTGTATATG AGAGAGTCAAATCAACAACCCTGCAAATAGAGAAAGCAATTCTCCTTGGTAGGAATGGTAAATACTCACAGGCTCTGCAGGTGCTTGTTCACCAGGAGCAAGACCTCTCGACTGTAGAGGCTTATTGCGACAGGGCTGCCCAGGGCCAGGACTCACAATTCAGGCAGGCCCTGTTATTTACTCTGCTCCAAATCTACCTGAGCTCTGAGGATCTCACCAGTGCTGCTGTGGATCTGCTAAATAAATCCCCTCAGGTCTTTGAAGCAGAGAAGGTCATCCAGCTCCTGCCTGACTCCTGGTCTGTTCAACTGGTCTCCAAGTTCCTAGTTAGATCCCTCAGGGAAACCTTCCACCAGAGACAGATGGCAAAGCTGCAGAAGGCTCTGGCTCAAGCAGAGCTCATGCGGCACAAGGTCATTTGG GCCTCAAAAACAAAGTTTAGAATGGACAAGGAACAGAAGTGTAAGGTTTGTCAAAGAAACCTCACAGAGCCTCAGTTTGCCCTTAACCTACATGGTGAACTGATGCACACTAGCTGCAAAGGGTTTCCATCATCGTAA
- the LOC113129844 gene encoding transforming growth factor-beta receptor-associated protein 1 isoform X3 — MAFKAFTQTHLYEKQAAPKEKDKSSIQCLECYDRNVYIGYRDSTVQHLILHSGTNGDLSPVQSKAREGRMRKLGSGNPVAKLRAVPLFNHLLVLWDRSITALNMFSLEPISTLKKIQHVSLFELCNSSLTAQAECVEMVTSSSRRKVIRIHAVGVAKWEVVKEVPFFQDPVALAVDGTSLCVATCDRYLLCDIQSDSNEELFPHTHNRQHVVVTSVGNGEFLLNGPESLGMFVMKTGICQRPPLQWPQEVLAAGVCFPYILTLQPQVLSVYSMLDQQHKQTVSLSGAKGLLSTPDGVLVFTERDIFSLCLVPLEEQIQALVGHERVEEALLLLDGVQSHHPLDSYKELQKAITCLAGFVHFYQEGFSEARDLFIEGELDPREIIHLYPDMQSCLCEDFQSQLDEVNKSRDLQVLWQADKNIFHHYLAFLGDFLRAVRGTGQGLKCSTEVDCALLRLYAELGDIENMQELVAFPNECILDHCVPVLKEHSRFFALGYLYQSHGKQTDALKTWMKIADGFYKDPCCSGVYGHIVWTLSQLKDRDTVWKFAEWTLQRNQEIGVEIFTKRPSDDQLKTEDVLGFLEKYPLAVLLYLEFLIHDLNSQEERYHNCLALAYVTQTLQEEEETELHLRVTRGKLQQLLWESKFYDTSTVYERVKSTTLQIEKAILLGRNGKYSQALQVLVHQEQDLSTVEAYCDRAAQGQDSQFRQALLFTLLQIYLSSEDLTSAAVDLLNKSPQVFEAEKVIQLLPDSWSVQLVSKFLVRSLRETFHQRQMAKLQKALAQAELMRHKVIWMQASKTKFRMDKEQKCKVCQRNLTEPQFALNLHGELMHTSCKGFPSS; from the exons atGGCTTTTAAagcattcacacaaacacatttatatgaAAAGCAAGCAGCCCCAAAAGAAAAGGACAAATCCAGCATACAATGCCTTGAGTGCTATGACCGAAATGTGTACATAGGGTACAGAGATTCAACAGTCCAACACCTCATCCTACACAGTGGCACAAACGGAGACCTGAGTCCTGTCCAGAGCAAAGCCAGAGAAGGTAGGATGAGAAAACTAGGCTCAGGTAACCCAGTAGCCAAATTGAGGGCAGTTCCACTTTTCAACCATCTGCTGGTCCTGTGGGACAGGAGCATTACTGCACTCAACATGTTCTCCTTAGAGCCTATTTCTACTCTGAAGAAAATCCAGCATGTATCTTTGTTTGAGTTGTGCAACTCGTCGCTCACAGCCCAAGCAGAATGTGTGGAGATGGTGACTTCCTCCAGCCGCAGGAAGGTGATCCGGATCCATGCGGTGGGAGTGGCCAAGTGGGAGGTTGTAAAAGAAGTCCCTTTCTTTCAGGATCCTGTGGCCTTAGCAGTAGATGGCACCAGTCTGTGTGTAGCTACCTGTGACAGGTATCTCCTCTGTGATATTCAGAGTGACAGCAATGAGGAGCTTTTTCCTCACACTCACAACAGGCAGCATGTTGTAGTTACTTCAGTGGGAAATGGGGAATTCCTCCTGAACGGGCCTGAATCTTTGG GCATGTTTGTGATGAAAACAGGGATATGCCAGCGCCCTCCCCTACAGTGGCCCCAGGAGGTGCTGGCAGCCGGAGTATGTTTCCCTTACATCCTAACCCTGCAGCCCCAAGTGCTGTCTGTCTACAGCATGTTGGatcagcagcacaaacagacTGTGAGTCTCAGTGGAGCAAAGGGTCTCCTTTCCACACCAG ATGGTGTGTTAGTGTtcacagagagagacattttcagtctgtgtctgGTGCCACTTGAAGAGCAGATCCAGGCCCTTGTAGGGCATGAGAGAGTCGAGGAGGCCTTATTGCTGTTGGATGGAGTTCAAAGCCATCATCCACTTGACTCATACAAg GAGCTGCAGAAGGCCATCACTTGCCTGGCtggatttgttcatttttaccAAGAGGGCTTTTCCGAGGCCAGGGACCTATTCAT CGAAGGTGAGCTGGACCCAAGAGAAATCATCCACCTTTACCCTGACATGCAGTCCTGTCTCTGTGAGGACTTTCAATCTCAGCTTGATGAAGTAAACAAGAGCAGGGATCTCCAGGTGCTCTGGCAAGCtgacaaaaacatatttcatcatTACCTGGCCTTTCTGGGAGATTTTCTCAGAGCAGTCAGAGGGACGGGGCAAGGCCTGAAGTGCAGTACGGAGGTGGATTGTGCCCTCCTGAGGTTGTATGCAGAACTAGGAGACATTGAAAATATGCAGGAGCTTGTGGCATTTCCTAATGAGTGCATACTGGACCACTGTGTTCCTGTTTTGAAGGAACACAgcag attttttgcGTTAGGTTACCTCTATCAAAGCCATGGGAAACAAACTGATGCACTAAAG actTGGATGAAAATTGCAGATGGCTTCTACAAAGACCCCTGTTGCTCAGGTGTATATGGCCACATAGTGTGGACTCTCAGTCaactgaaggacagagataCTGTGTGGAAATTTGCAGAATGGACGCTGCAAAGAAATCAAGAG ATTGGTGTGGAGATTTTCACCAAGCGTCCATCGGATGATCAGTTGAAGACAGAGGATGTCCTTGGTTTCTTGGAGAAGTACCCACTGGCAGTACTTTTGTATCTTGAGTTCTTAATTCATGATCTGAATAGTCAG GAGGAAAGATATCACAACTGTCTGGCCCTGGCATATGTTACTCAGACGCTgcaagaggaagaagaaacagagcTGCATTTAAGAGTGACCAGAGGGAAGTTGCAGCAGCTGCTATGGGAATCCAAATTCTATGACACCTCCACTGTATATG AGAGAGTCAAATCAACAACCCTGCAAATAGAGAAAGCAATTCTCCTTGGTAGGAATGGTAAATACTCACAGGCTCTGCAGGTGCTTGTTCACCAGGAGCAAGACCTCTCGACTGTAGAGGCTTATTGCGACAGGGCTGCCCAGGGCCAGGACTCACAATTCAGGCAGGCCCTGTTATTTACTCTGCTCCAAATCTACCTGAGCTCTGAGGATCTCACCAGTGCTGCTGTGGATCTGCTAAATAAATCCCCTCAGGTCTTTGAAGCAGAGAAGGTCATCCAGCTCCTGCCTGACTCCTGGTCTGTTCAACTGGTCTCCAAGTTCCTAGTTAGATCCCTCAGGGAAACCTTCCACCAGAGACAGATGGCAAAGCTGCAGAAGGCTCTGGCTCAAGCAGAGCTCATGCGGCACAAGGTCATTTGG ATGCAGGCCTCAAAAACAAAGTTTAGAATGGACAAGGAACAGAAGTGTAAGGTTTGTCAAAGAAACCTCACAGAGCCTCAGTTTGCCCTTAACCTACATGGTGAACTGATGCACACTAGCTGCAAAGGGTTTCCATCATCGTAA
- the fut9a gene encoding 4-galactosyl-N-acetylglucosaminide 3-alpha-L-fucosyltransferase 9 → MPSAPFHRILRPLLLGTFILGCFVTLFLMYFKPSTSWLSGPVESTVPTDRVKNLFSTKSDKNVTTVLIWLWPFGQTYDLTVCSSLFNIEGCFITADRNLYNKSDGIIIHHRDICTDLSNLPPLQRPSFQKWIWMNLESPSHSSQLPGIENLFNLTLNYRQDADIEVPYGSIVAAEGEEDFVPPSKNKLICWIVSNWNQDHVRVKYYNELYKHIEVHAYGQAFGEYISDQDYFPTIASCKFYLAFENSIHKDYITEKLYNPLSVGTVPVVLGPPRQNYENFIQGDAFIHVDDFTSPKELADYLLLLDKNEEMYLRYFEWRRHFKVKKAYFWAEHTCLACDYLRRHKEYKAFNNLDKWYWGG, encoded by the coding sequence ATGCCATCTGCACCTTTTCACAGAATCCTACGACCCCTTCTGCTCGGCACTTTCATACTGGGATGCTTTGTGACTCTGTTTTTGATGTATTTTAAACCATCCACCAGCTGGTTATCAGGTCCCGTTGAGTCAACAGTACCTACAGACCGGGTCAAGAACCTCTTCTCCACAAAGAGCGATAAAAACGTGACCACAGTGCTGATCTGGCTCTGGCCCTTCGGACAAACCTACGATTTGACTGTCTGCAGCTCTCTCTTCAACATTGAGGGTTGTTTCATCACAGCCGACAGGAACCTCTACAATAAGTCAGATGGCATCATCATCCATCACCGGGACATCTGCACTGACCTGTCCAATCTGCCACCACTCCAGCGACCATCCTTCCAGAAGTGGATATGGATGAACTTGGAGTCGCCATCACACTCTTCCCAGCTGCCTGGGATTGAGAACCTGTTCAATCTGACTCTCAATTACCGTCAGGATGCTGACATTGAAGTGCCTTATGGGTCCATAGTAGCAGCTGAGGGCGAGGAGGACTTTGTCCCACCCAGCAAAAACAAGCTGATCTGCTGGATAGTGAGCAACTGGAACCAGGACCACGTGCGGGTGAAATACTACAATGAGCTGTACAAACACATTGAGGTTCATGCATATGGACAAGCCTTTGGGGAGTACATCTCCGACCAAGACTACTTCCCCACCATTGCCAGCTGTAAATTCTATCTGGCCTTTGAGAACTCCATCCACAAAGACTATATTACTGAGAAACTGTACAATCCGCTCTCTGTGGGGACAGTTCCAGTGGTTCTTGGCCCTCCAAGGCAGAACTATGAGAACTTTATCCAGGGAGACGCCTTCATCCATGTGGACGACTTCACCTCGCCCAAGGAGCTGGCTGATTACCTGTTGCTCCTGGACAAGAACGAGGAGATGTACCTCAGGTACTTTGAGTGGCGCCGGCACTTTAAAGTAAAGAAGGCTTACTTCTGGGCAGAGCATACGTGTCTGGCTTGTGATTACCTGCGTAGGCACAAGGAGTACAAGGCATTCAATAACCTTGACAAGTGGTACTGGGGTGGATAG
- the LOC113129844 gene encoding transforming growth factor-beta receptor-associated protein 1 isoform X1 translates to MAFKAFTQTHLYEKQAAPKEKDKSSIQCLECYDRNVYIGYRDSTVQHLILHSGTNGDLSPVQSKAREGRMRKLGSGNPVAKLRAVPLFNHLLVLWDRSITALNMFSLEPISTLKKIQHVSLFELCNSSLTAQAECVEMVTSSSRRKVIRIHAVGVAKWEVVKEVPFFQDPVALAVDGTSLCVATCDRYLLCDIQSDSNEELFPHTHNRQHVVVTSVGNGEFLLNGPESLGMFVMKTGICQRPPLQWPQEVLAAGVCFPYILTLQPQVLSVYSMLDQQHKQTVSLSGAKGLLSTPGKSDGVLVFTERDIFSLCLVPLEEQIQALVGHERVEEALLLLDGVQSHHPLDSYKELQKAITCLAGFVHFYQEGFSEARDLFIEGELDPREIIHLYPDMQSCLCEDFQSQLDEVNKSRDLQVLWQADKNIFHHYLAFLGDFLRAVRGTGQGLKCSTEVDCALLRLYAELGDIENMQELVAFPNECILDHCVPVLKEHSRFFALGYLYQSHGKQTDALKTWMKIADGFYKDPCCSGVYGHIVWTLSQLKDRDTVWKFAEWTLQRNQEIGVEIFTKRPSDDQLKTEDVLGFLEKYPLAVLLYLEFLIHDLNSQEERYHNCLALAYVTQTLQEEEETELHLRVTRGKLQQLLWESKFYDTSTVYERVKSTTLQIEKAILLGRNGKYSQALQVLVHQEQDLSTVEAYCDRAAQGQDSQFRQALLFTLLQIYLSSEDLTSAAVDLLNKSPQVFEAEKVIQLLPDSWSVQLVSKFLVRSLRETFHQRQMAKLQKALAQAELMRHKVIWMQASKTKFRMDKEQKCKVCQRNLTEPQFALNLHGELMHTSCKGFPSS, encoded by the exons atGGCTTTTAAagcattcacacaaacacatttatatgaAAAGCAAGCAGCCCCAAAAGAAAAGGACAAATCCAGCATACAATGCCTTGAGTGCTATGACCGAAATGTGTACATAGGGTACAGAGATTCAACAGTCCAACACCTCATCCTACACAGTGGCACAAACGGAGACCTGAGTCCTGTCCAGAGCAAAGCCAGAGAAGGTAGGATGAGAAAACTAGGCTCAGGTAACCCAGTAGCCAAATTGAGGGCAGTTCCACTTTTCAACCATCTGCTGGTCCTGTGGGACAGGAGCATTACTGCACTCAACATGTTCTCCTTAGAGCCTATTTCTACTCTGAAGAAAATCCAGCATGTATCTTTGTTTGAGTTGTGCAACTCGTCGCTCACAGCCCAAGCAGAATGTGTGGAGATGGTGACTTCCTCCAGCCGCAGGAAGGTGATCCGGATCCATGCGGTGGGAGTGGCCAAGTGGGAGGTTGTAAAAGAAGTCCCTTTCTTTCAGGATCCTGTGGCCTTAGCAGTAGATGGCACCAGTCTGTGTGTAGCTACCTGTGACAGGTATCTCCTCTGTGATATTCAGAGTGACAGCAATGAGGAGCTTTTTCCTCACACTCACAACAGGCAGCATGTTGTAGTTACTTCAGTGGGAAATGGGGAATTCCTCCTGAACGGGCCTGAATCTTTGG GCATGTTTGTGATGAAAACAGGGATATGCCAGCGCCCTCCCCTACAGTGGCCCCAGGAGGTGCTGGCAGCCGGAGTATGTTTCCCTTACATCCTAACCCTGCAGCCCCAAGTGCTGTCTGTCTACAGCATGTTGGatcagcagcacaaacagacTGTGAGTCTCAGTGGAGCAAAGGGTCTCCTTTCCACACCAGGTAAATCAG ATGGTGTGTTAGTGTtcacagagagagacattttcagtctgtgtctgGTGCCACTTGAAGAGCAGATCCAGGCCCTTGTAGGGCATGAGAGAGTCGAGGAGGCCTTATTGCTGTTGGATGGAGTTCAAAGCCATCATCCACTTGACTCATACAAg GAGCTGCAGAAGGCCATCACTTGCCTGGCtggatttgttcatttttaccAAGAGGGCTTTTCCGAGGCCAGGGACCTATTCAT CGAAGGTGAGCTGGACCCAAGAGAAATCATCCACCTTTACCCTGACATGCAGTCCTGTCTCTGTGAGGACTTTCAATCTCAGCTTGATGAAGTAAACAAGAGCAGGGATCTCCAGGTGCTCTGGCAAGCtgacaaaaacatatttcatcatTACCTGGCCTTTCTGGGAGATTTTCTCAGAGCAGTCAGAGGGACGGGGCAAGGCCTGAAGTGCAGTACGGAGGTGGATTGTGCCCTCCTGAGGTTGTATGCAGAACTAGGAGACATTGAAAATATGCAGGAGCTTGTGGCATTTCCTAATGAGTGCATACTGGACCACTGTGTTCCTGTTTTGAAGGAACACAgcag attttttgcGTTAGGTTACCTCTATCAAAGCCATGGGAAACAAACTGATGCACTAAAG actTGGATGAAAATTGCAGATGGCTTCTACAAAGACCCCTGTTGCTCAGGTGTATATGGCCACATAGTGTGGACTCTCAGTCaactgaaggacagagataCTGTGTGGAAATTTGCAGAATGGACGCTGCAAAGAAATCAAGAG ATTGGTGTGGAGATTTTCACCAAGCGTCCATCGGATGATCAGTTGAAGACAGAGGATGTCCTTGGTTTCTTGGAGAAGTACCCACTGGCAGTACTTTTGTATCTTGAGTTCTTAATTCATGATCTGAATAGTCAG GAGGAAAGATATCACAACTGTCTGGCCCTGGCATATGTTACTCAGACGCTgcaagaggaagaagaaacagagcTGCATTTAAGAGTGACCAGAGGGAAGTTGCAGCAGCTGCTATGGGAATCCAAATTCTATGACACCTCCACTGTATATG AGAGAGTCAAATCAACAACCCTGCAAATAGAGAAAGCAATTCTCCTTGGTAGGAATGGTAAATACTCACAGGCTCTGCAGGTGCTTGTTCACCAGGAGCAAGACCTCTCGACTGTAGAGGCTTATTGCGACAGGGCTGCCCAGGGCCAGGACTCACAATTCAGGCAGGCCCTGTTATTTACTCTGCTCCAAATCTACCTGAGCTCTGAGGATCTCACCAGTGCTGCTGTGGATCTGCTAAATAAATCCCCTCAGGTCTTTGAAGCAGAGAAGGTCATCCAGCTCCTGCCTGACTCCTGGTCTGTTCAACTGGTCTCCAAGTTCCTAGTTAGATCCCTCAGGGAAACCTTCCACCAGAGACAGATGGCAAAGCTGCAGAAGGCTCTGGCTCAAGCAGAGCTCATGCGGCACAAGGTCATTTGG ATGCAGGCCTCAAAAACAAAGTTTAGAATGGACAAGGAACAGAAGTGTAAGGTTTGTCAAAGAAACCTCACAGAGCCTCAGTTTGCCCTTAACCTACATGGTGAACTGATGCACACTAGCTGCAAAGGGTTTCCATCATCGTAA
- the fhl5 gene encoding four and a half LIM domains protein 5 produces the protein MSTSERFDCHYCKDSLLGKKYIMKEDTQYCTKCYENLFANCCEGCSSPINCNSKDLSYKDRHWHEQCFQCAKCSRSLVDKAFAAKDDLLLCTECYAHDYSSKCSTCKKTIMPGSRKMEYKGNSWHETCFLCHRCQQPIGTKSFIPKDSGYFCVACFEKQFAYQCCACKKAITIGGVTYQDKPWHRECFVCIGCRKQLSGQRFTTRENYPYCLECFSNLYAKKCVGCTKPITSLAGAKYISFEERQWHSECFTCVQCSVSLVGRGFLTQRDNILCTDCGREK, from the exons aTGTCCACCAGCGAGCGTTTTGACTGCCATTACTGCAAAGACTCCCTGCTGGGGAAGAAGTACATAATGAAAGAGGACACGCAGTACTGCACTAAGTGCTATGAGAACCTGTTCGCTAACTGTTGTGAGGGCTGCTCTTCGCCAATTAACTGTAACAGTAAG GACCTGTCCTATAAGGATCGCCACTGGCACGAGCAATGCTTCCAGTGTGCCAAGTGCAGCCGCTCGCTTGTGGACAAGGCTTTTGCCGCAAAGGATGATTTACTGCTCTGCACAGAATGCTACGCCCATGACTACTCCTCCAAGTGTTCCACCTGCAAGAAAACCATTATGCCAG GCTCCCGCAAAATGGAATACAAGGGGAACAGCTGGCATGAGACCTGTTTCCTGTGCCACCGCTGCCAGCAGCCAATAGGAACCAAGTCCTTCATCCCCAAAGACTCTGGGTACTTCTGTGTAGCCTGCTTCGAGAAGCAGTTTGCCTACCAGTGCTGTGCTTGTAAGAAG GCCATCACCATAGGTGGAGTGACCTACCAAGACAAACCCTGGCACCGTGAGTGTTTCGTATGCATTGGCTGCAGAAAACAGCTGTCAGGTCAACGCTTCACCACCAGGGAAAATTACCCCTACTGCCTCGAATGCTTCAGCAACCTGTATGCAAAAAAGTGCGTGGGTTGCACCAAGCCCATCACCA GTCTGGCAGGGGCCAAGTACATCTCTTTCGAGGAGCGTCAGTGGCACAGCGAGTGTTTCACCTGCGTTCAGTGCTCCGTGTCGCTGGTGGGGCGTGGCTTCCTCACCCAACGTGACAACATCTTGTGTACCGACTGTGGCAGGGAGAAGTGA